One genomic window of Vibrio ziniensis includes the following:
- the thiH gene encoding 2-iminoacetate synthase ThiH: MSFLERFKELEWDDIKLSIYAKTAKDVEQALAKSKRNLEDFKALISPAAEPYLEQMAQQSYVITRQRFGNTMSFYVPLYLSNLCSNDCTYCGFSMGNRIKRKTLSDSEIEQEVSAIKKMGFDSVLLVTGEHETKVGMDYFRRTVPLIKRSFNYLAMEVQPLDLHQYSELKTLGLDAVMVYQETYHPSTYSLHHLRGKKRDFFYRLDTPERLAKAGIDKIGLGALIGLEDWRTDCFHVAAHIDYLEKTYWQSRYSISFPRLRPCAGALEPKSVMTDKQLVQLICAYRLWNGEVELSLSTRESAEFRDNVSVLGITSISAASKTQPGGYANSNVELEQFAISDERSANDVAAAMKNRGLEAVWQDWHFAYSGSY, from the coding sequence ATGAGTTTTTTAGAAAGATTCAAAGAGCTTGAATGGGATGATATTAAGCTTTCGATATATGCAAAAACCGCTAAAGACGTTGAACAGGCTTTAGCTAAATCAAAACGTAACTTAGAAGATTTTAAAGCGCTTATTTCTCCAGCGGCAGAACCTTATTTAGAGCAAATGGCGCAACAGTCTTATGTAATAACTCGCCAACGGTTTGGTAATACAATGTCATTTTACGTGCCGTTATATCTGTCAAATCTTTGCTCTAATGATTGCACTTATTGCGGATTCTCTATGGGCAATCGTATTAAACGCAAAACGTTGAGTGATAGTGAGATAGAACAAGAAGTATCAGCGATTAAAAAAATGGGCTTCGACAGCGTTCTGTTAGTAACAGGTGAGCACGAGACCAAAGTCGGTATGGATTACTTTAGGCGCACGGTCCCTTTGATTAAACGTTCCTTCAACTATTTAGCGATGGAAGTACAACCACTCGATCTACATCAGTATTCAGAACTCAAAACTCTGGGTTTGGATGCGGTGATGGTCTACCAAGAAACGTATCATCCGTCGACTTATAGCTTGCACCATTTGCGTGGTAAAAAGCGTGACTTCTTCTATCGCTTGGATACGCCCGAACGATTGGCAAAAGCGGGGATTGATAAGATAGGTTTGGGTGCGCTGATTGGGTTGGAAGATTGGCGAACGGATTGTTTCCATGTTGCTGCTCATATCGATTATTTGGAGAAGACTTATTGGCAAAGTCGCTACTCAATATCATTTCCACGCTTGAGACCTTGCGCAGGAGCACTTGAGCCTAAATCGGTGATGACGGACAAACAACTGGTGCAATTGATTTGTGCCTACCGATTGTGGAATGGGGAAGTTGAGTTATCTCTTTCAACTCGAGAATCAGCTGAGTTTAGAGACAATGTTTCGGTTCTAGGGATCACAAGCATCTCTGCTGCATCGAAAACGCAACCCGGTGGCTATGCAAATTCCAATGTCGAGTTGGAGCAGTTTGCTATCAGCGACGAGCGTTCTGCAAATGATGTTGCAGCAGCCATGAAGAACCGTGGATTAGAAGCAGTCTGGCAGGATTGGCACTTCGCATACTCAGGAAGCTATTGA